The Nocardioides sp. cx-173 genome segment GCGCCAGCCCGAGCCCGCTGATCACCAACAAGCCGGGCTACGACGACACGTGGTTCGACCTGGATGCGAAGGCGCTTGGACGAGCCTGAGGGACTGTTCGGACCGCCCGCGACCTCCTCGTCGGGAGGACAGCGCTCCGGGGCCGGCTCCCTGGCCGGCAACACGCATGCCTCCGCCCCCCTGGCGGTGCGCATGCGTCCCCGGACGCTGGACGAGCTGGTGGGTCAGGCCCAGCTTCGCGCCCCCGGCTCCCCCCTGCGTCAGCTGATCGAGGGCGACCAGTCGATGTCGCTGCTCCTGTGGGGGCCGCCGGGGACCGGCAAGACCACGATCGCGGCGATCCTCAGCCAGCAGACCGACCGGCGCTTCGTCGAGGTGTCGGCGGTCTCGGCCGGGGTGAAGGAGGTCCGTGCGGCCATCGACGCCGCCCGCGCCGAGCTGGTCAACGCCCAGCGGGAGACCGTGCTCTTCGTCGACGAGGTGCACCGCTTCAGCAAGGCGCAGCAGGACGCACTGCTGCCGGGGGTCGAGAACCGCTGGGTGACGCTGGTCGCGGCCACGACGGAGAACCCGTTCTTCTCGGTCATCTCGCCGCTGCTGTCGCGCAGCCTGCTGCTGCGGCTGGAGTCACTGACCGACGACGACGTACGCCGGGTGCTCGACCAGGCGATCACCGACGAGCGTGGCCTCGCCGGCCGGTTCAGCGTGGAGCCCGAGGCACTGGACCACCTGGTCCGCCTGGCCGGGGGCGACGCCCGCCGGTCGCTGACCTACCTGGAGGCCTCGGCCGGCGCCGCGGCGGCCCGCGGCTCCGACGTGGTCGACCTCAGCACCGCGGAGACGGCCGTCGACCAGGCCGCGGTGCGCTACGACCGGCAGGGAGACCAGCACTACGACGTCACCAGCGCCTTCATCAAGTCCATCCGCGGCTCCGACGCCGACGCCGCACTGCACTACCTCGCGCGGATGATGGAGGCGGGGGAGGACCCGCGCTTCATCGCGCGGCGCCTGGTCATCCTCGCCAGCGAGGACATCGGGCTCGCGGACCCGACCGCGCTGACCACGGCCGTGGCGGCGGCCCAGGCCGTCCAGCTGATCGGGATGCCGGAGGCCCGGCTCAATCTCGCCCAGGCCACGATCGCCCTCGCGGTGGCGCCGAAGTCC includes the following:
- a CDS encoding replication-associated recombination protein A, with product MDEPEGLFGPPATSSSGGQRSGAGSLAGNTHASAPLAVRMRPRTLDELVGQAQLRAPGSPLRQLIEGDQSMSLLLWGPPGTGKTTIAAILSQQTDRRFVEVSAVSAGVKEVRAAIDAARAELVNAQRETVLFVDEVHRFSKAQQDALLPGVENRWVTLVAATTENPFFSVISPLLSRSLLLRLESLTDDDVRRVLDQAITDERGLAGRFSVEPEALDHLVRLAGGDARRSLTYLEASAGAAAARGSDVVDLSTAETAVDQAAVRYDRQGDQHYDVTSAFIKSIRGSDADAALHYLARMMEAGEDPRFIARRLVILASEDIGLADPTALTTAVAAAQAVQLIGMPEARLNLAQATIALAVAPKSNAVIKGIDAASADVRAGKIGPVPPHLRDAHYAGAKKIGHGKAYKYSHDEPYGVAEQQYAPDVVKDAEYYRPTGLGAEAAVKERWDRIRRLIRGGGPTPSR